One part of the Neisseria zalophi genome encodes these proteins:
- the mutL gene encoding DNA mismatch repair endonuclease MutL, whose amino-acid sequence MNRIAALPDHLVNQIAAGEVVERPANALKEIVENSIDAGATIIDVELGGGGIRLIRVCDNGSGIHADDVDLALHRHATSKIQSLSDLERVASMGFRGEGLASIASVSRLTLTSRTAESAHAHQVKAEDGKLSASSAAAHPVGTTVEVAELFFNTPARRKFLKSENTEYAHCATMLERLALAHPHIAFSLTRDGKSVFKLPVQSLNERIAAILGNDFQTASLPVDSGEGIIRLSGAIAKPTFTKGKNDKQYCFVNHRFVRDKVILHAVKQAYRDVLHNALTPAFVLFLDLPPEAVDVNVHPTKTEIRFRDSQAVHQLVFHTLNKALADTRADQTESVSNAGSVLHEMLGVQTPSEPHQTSSASPTHTATDFGANRLNDHGKSAPAPYSAARPPQQRTLSLRESQAALNTYAELYRSTDTPKEDIELTQFEQARLGDNRPSENHNTDTVPPSAELPPLGFAIAQLLGIYILAQAQDSLLLVDMHAAAERVNYEKMKKQREALGSLKSQRLLIPVTFNASHEEMAAFSDHNEALRDFGLELSDMGNNTLAVRTVPAMLGKSDVAELARDMLKEIAQTGNTQTVEARENQILATMACHGSIRAGRQLTMPEMNALLRDMENTPRSNQCNHGRPTWVKLTLKDLDALFLRGQ is encoded by the coding sequence ATGAACCGTATTGCTGCCCTGCCTGATCATCTTGTCAATCAAATTGCTGCCGGAGAGGTGGTTGAACGCCCGGCCAATGCCTTAAAGGAAATTGTTGAAAACAGTATTGATGCGGGGGCAACGATAATTGATGTTGAGCTTGGCGGCGGCGGCATCCGCTTGATTAGGGTTTGCGACAACGGCAGCGGTATTCATGCCGATGATGTGGATCTTGCCTTACACCGCCATGCCACCAGCAAAATCCAATCGCTGAGTGATTTGGAACGTGTTGCCAGTATGGGCTTTCGCGGGGAGGGTTTAGCCAGTATTGCATCGGTCAGCCGCCTAACCCTCACCAGCCGCACAGCAGAGAGTGCGCACGCCCATCAGGTGAAAGCGGAAGACGGCAAACTCAGTGCCAGCAGCGCAGCCGCCCATCCGGTCGGCACCACGGTTGAAGTGGCCGAATTGTTTTTCAACACACCGGCACGGCGCAAATTTTTAAAATCCGAAAATACCGAATACGCCCATTGCGCCACCATGCTCGAACGCCTTGCCTTGGCGCATCCGCATATCGCTTTTTCGCTCACGCGCGACGGGAAAAGTGTTTTCAAATTACCCGTTCAAAGTTTAAACGAACGCATCGCTGCTATTTTAGGCAATGATTTTCAGACGGCCTCTTTGCCGGTAGACAGCGGCGAAGGGATTATCCGGCTAAGCGGTGCCATTGCCAAACCGACGTTTACCAAAGGCAAAAACGACAAACAATATTGTTTTGTGAACCATCGTTTTGTACGCGACAAAGTGATTCTGCATGCTGTCAAACAAGCTTATCGCGATGTATTGCACAATGCGCTCACGCCTGCTTTCGTGCTGTTTCTCGACCTGCCGCCCGAAGCGGTTGATGTAAACGTACACCCGACCAAAACCGAAATCCGCTTCCGCGACAGCCAGGCCGTGCACCAATTGGTTTTCCATACCTTAAATAAAGCACTGGCCGACACCCGTGCCGACCAAACCGAAAGCGTGAGCAATGCCGGCAGCGTATTGCATGAAATGTTAGGGGTACAAACACCGTCCGAGCCGCATCAAACGTCTTCTGCCAGCCCCACCCATACGGCAACAGACTTCGGTGCCAACCGTTTGAACGACCACGGCAAATCCGCCCCTGCGCCCTATTCCGCTGCCCGACCGCCGCAACAACGCACGCTTTCACTGCGGGAAAGCCAAGCGGCTTTAAATACTTATGCCGAGTTATACCGCAGTACGGACACCCCTAAAGAAGACATCGAGCTAACCCAATTCGAGCAGGCCAGATTGGGCGATAACAGGCCGTCTGAAAACCATAACACCGATACCGTGCCGCCAAGCGCCGAACTGCCGCCGCTAGGCTTTGCCATCGCCCAGCTTTTAGGCATTTACATCCTTGCCCAAGCCCAAGACAGCCTGCTGTTGGTTGATATGCATGCCGCAGCGGAACGGGTAAACTATGAAAAAATGAAAAAGCAACGCGAAGCGCTCGGCAGCCTGAAAAGCCAACGTCTGCTGATTCCGGTTACCTTTAACGCGTCGCATGAAGAAATGGCCGCTTTTAGCGACCATAACGAAGCATTACGCGACTTCGGCCTTGAATTATCAGATATGGGCAACAACACCTTAGCCGTCCGCACCGTGCCGGCGATGTTGGGTAAAAGCGATGTGGCCGAACTTGCCCGCGACATGCTGAAAGAAATCGCTCAAACCGGCAACACCCAAACGGTTGAAGCGCGTGAAAACCAGATTTTGGCTACTATGGCCTGCCACGGTTCCATACGCGCCGGACGCCAGCTCACCATGCCCGAAATGAACGCCCTGTTGCGCGATATGGAAAACACACCGCGCAGCAACCAATGTAATCACGGACGGCCGACTTGGGTAAAACTCACATTAAAAGATTTAGACGCTTTATTCCTACGCGGGCAATAA
- the rplI gene encoding 50S ribosomal protein L9, which produces MQIILLEKIGGLGNLGDIVTVKNGYARNFLIPSGKAKRATEANMKEFEARRAELEAKQAEILADAQARQQKLDGQTITVAQKAGVDGRLFGSVTNADIAAAIVESGIEAVKSNVRLPNGPLKAIGEYEVEVALHTDAIAKINVAVVPAE; this is translated from the coding sequence ATGCAAATTATTCTGTTAGAAAAAATCGGTGGCTTGGGCAATTTGGGCGATATCGTAACCGTTAAAAACGGCTATGCCCGCAACTTCCTGATTCCTTCAGGAAAAGCCAAACGCGCCACTGAAGCCAATATGAAAGAATTCGAAGCACGCCGTGCCGAATTGGAAGCCAAACAAGCCGAAATCTTGGCCGATGCGCAAGCACGCCAACAAAAATTGGACGGACAAACCATTACCGTGGCTCAAAAAGCTGGTGTGGACGGCCGTCTGTTCGGTTCCGTTACCAATGCCGACATTGCAGCAGCTATTGTTGAAAGCGGTATTGAAGCAGTTAAATCCAATGTACGCCTACCTAACGGCCCGCTGAAAGCAATCGGCGAGTACGAAGTAGAAGTTGCTTTGCATACTGATGCAATTGCTAAAATTAACGTTGCTGTGGTTCCTGCCGAATAA
- a CDS encoding helix-turn-helix domain-containing protein, translated as MSKYTLDFKYQAVQYYQRVRSQQRTADHFNISRTHLRRWIAAYNQGGIRALEHPQAIMIIKRKNPFIVDKPDHEKTQAELIEELRYMRAENDYLKELKALRQKEAVAKKAKPSKH; from the coding sequence ATGAGCAAATATACATTAGACTTTAAATACCAAGCCGTACAATATTATCAGCGCGTACGCAGCCAACAGCGTACTGCCGATCACTTTAATATTTCCCGTACCCATTTACGCCGTTGGATAGCCGCATACAACCAAGGCGGCATCCGCGCACTTGAGCATCCGCAGGCCATTATGATCATCAAACGCAAAAACCCCTTTATCGTCGATAAACCCGACCACGAAAAAACACAGGCGGAACTAATCGAAGAGTTGCGCTATATGCGGGCGGAGAACGACTATCTAAAGGAATTAAAAGCCCTCAGGCAGAAAGAAGCGGTCGCCAAAAAAGCGAAGCCGTCCAAGCACTGA
- a CDS encoding IS3 family transposase, translating into MHSAALPKSSFYYHHGCPDPDEQDKATVAEVYARHQGRYGYRRIAATLSWNKKKVARLMKLLQLKAKVRPKKAYRHPAMGEPSDNILNRRFEAQKPNEKWLTDATEFKCSNGKLYLSPILDVFNREIVAYAMSRRPNSEMVERMLNDAVCKLTKADKVLLHSDQGVLYRTEAYRRTLAEHGIVKSMSRKGNCWDNAPMESFFAILKTECFYQEGKVSTTELMQTIDDYIRYYNHDRCSLKLKKLSPVAYRTQLEKAA; encoded by the coding sequence CTGCACAGTGCTGCACTGCCCAAAAGCAGCTTTTATTACCATCACGGATGCCCCGACCCAGACGAACAGGACAAAGCTACCGTTGCCGAAGTTTATGCCCGACATCAAGGGCGTTACGGATACAGGCGGATTGCCGCCACTTTGTCATGGAATAAGAAAAAGGTTGCCCGTTTGATGAAACTGTTGCAATTGAAAGCCAAAGTGCGTCCGAAAAAAGCCTACCGCCATCCGGCAATGGGAGAACCGTCGGATAATATTCTGAACCGCCGCTTTGAGGCGCAAAAACCTAATGAGAAATGGCTGACTGATGCCACCGAATTCAAGTGCAGCAATGGTAAACTGTATCTGTCACCGATATTGGATGTATTTAACCGCGAAATCGTCGCTTATGCGATGAGCCGCCGCCCGAACAGCGAGATGGTGGAAAGAATGCTGAATGATGCGGTCTGTAAGCTGACAAAGGCAGATAAAGTGCTGCTGCATTCCGATCAAGGTGTGCTGTACCGTACGGAAGCCTACCGCCGCACGTTGGCAGAACACGGCATAGTGAAAAGTATGTCGCGTAAAGGCAATTGTTGGGACAATGCACCGATGGAAAGCTTCTTTGCGATACTGAAGACGGAATGCTTTTATCAGGAAGGCAAAGTTTCGACAACAGAGCTGATGCAGACAATAGATGACTATATACGATACTACAATCATGACAGATGTAGTTTGAAATTGAAAAAGCTGAGTCCTGTGGCATACAGAA
- the rpsR gene encoding 30S ribosomal protein S18 produces the protein MARQSFKRRKFCRFTAEKIQEVDYKQVDLLKDFISENGKIIPARITGTKAHYQRQLAVAVKRARFLALLPYTDQHK, from the coding sequence ATGGCTCGTCAATCATTCAAACGTAGAAAATTCTGCCGTTTTACGGCTGAAAAAATCCAAGAAGTCGATTACAAACAAGTAGACTTGTTGAAAGACTTCATTTCTGAAAACGGCAAAATCATTCCGGCACGCATCACCGGCACTAAAGCACATTACCAACGCCAATTGGCGGTTGCCGTAAAACGTGCCCGTTTCTTGGCTTTGCTGCCTTACACCGACCAACATAAATAA
- a CDS encoding DUF2288 domain-containing protein — protein sequence MSDDVLDDKLNLETARISWQELQPHFARGAAVYVDAGLDLIATARLMSEDNATELKKWMDAGKFGLVSEDQARRFLADNQEMWAVVVAPWVLIQPCRD from the coding sequence ATGAGTGATGATGTGTTGGACGATAAGCTGAATTTGGAAACGGCGCGTATTTCATGGCAGGAACTCCAGCCGCATTTTGCGCGCGGTGCGGCGGTTTATGTGGATGCCGGTTTGGATTTGATTGCCACCGCACGCTTAATGTCTGAAGATAATGCGACGGAACTGAAAAAATGGATGGATGCGGGAAAATTCGGCTTGGTTAGCGAAGATCAGGCACGGCGGTTTTTGGCGGATAATCAGGAAATGTGGGCGGTGGTGGTTGCTCCTTGGGTATTGATACAGCCCTGCCGTGATTAA
- the rpsF gene encoding 30S ribosomal protein S6: MRHYEIVFIVHPDQSEQVPAMVERYKTMIAEAKGTIHRLEDWGRRQLAYPINKIHKAHYVLMNIETTPEVVEELETAFRFNDAVLRHLTIKTKHAVTEASPMMKDEKSKNLLESNSAAKAESETSEA; the protein is encoded by the coding sequence ATGCGTCATTATGAGATCGTGTTTATCGTTCACCCGGATCAAAGCGAGCAAGTGCCCGCTATGGTTGAACGTTATAAAACCATGATTGCCGAAGCAAAAGGCACTATCCACCGTTTAGAAGATTGGGGCCGTCGCCAATTGGCTTACCCGATCAACAAAATCCACAAAGCCCATTATGTTTTGATGAACATCGAAACCACGCCTGAAGTGGTTGAAGAGCTGGAAACCGCTTTCCGCTTTAACGATGCCGTATTGCGTCATCTGACCATCAAAACCAAACACGCTGTAACCGAAGCTTCTCCGATGATGAAAGACGAAAAGTCTAAAAATCTGCTCGAAAGCAATTCGGCAGCAAAAGCAGAATCAGAAACCAGCGAAGCGTAA
- a CDS encoding metal ABC transporter permease, translating into MYELLFEPFTEFDFMRYALASVIFLSLSAAPVGVFLVMRRMSLIGDALSHSVLPGAAVGYMFAGLSMPAMGAGGFVAGMIMALLAGLVSRFTTLKEDANFAAFYLSSLAIGVVLVSKNGSSIDLLHLLFGSVLAVDLPALQMIAVCASITLIILAIIYRPLVLESIDPLFLRAVNGKGGFWHVLFLILVVMNLVAGFQALGTLMSVGLMMLPAISVRLWVKNMSALLLFSVITALVCGTGGLLFSYYVEIPSGPAIILWCGVFYLFSVIFGFEGGVISKWLRHKKHLAI; encoded by the coding sequence ATGTACGAATTACTTTTCGAACCGTTTACCGAATTTGATTTTATGCGCTATGCGCTCGCGTCAGTGATTTTCTTATCATTGAGTGCAGCGCCCGTTGGCGTATTTTTGGTGATGCGGCGCATGAGCCTGATAGGCGACGCACTCAGCCATTCGGTACTGCCTGGTGCGGCAGTAGGTTATATGTTTGCCGGCTTGAGTATGCCCGCTATGGGCGCAGGCGGTTTTGTTGCCGGCATGATTATGGCACTGCTGGCAGGCTTGGTCAGCCGTTTTACCACACTGAAAGAAGATGCCAACTTTGCTGCCTTTTATTTGAGCAGCTTGGCCATCGGTGTGGTTTTGGTCAGCAAAAACGGTAGTAGTATTGACTTGCTGCACCTGCTGTTTGGTTCTGTTTTAGCAGTTGACCTACCTGCTCTACAAATGATTGCCGTTTGTGCCAGCATTACCTTGATTATATTGGCTATTATTTATCGCCCATTAGTATTGGAAAGTATTGACCCTTTGTTTTTAAGGGCGGTAAACGGTAAAGGCGGCTTCTGGCATGTGTTATTTTTGATTCTGGTCGTGATGAATCTGGTTGCCGGTTTTCAGGCGCTGGGTACATTAATGTCGGTCGGCTTGATGATGCTGCCTGCTATCAGCGTTCGCCTATGGGTGAAAAATATGAGCGCATTGCTGTTGTTTTCAGTGATTACCGCACTTGTCTGCGGTACCGGCGGATTATTGTTTTCCTATTATGTTGAAATCCCTTCCGGCCCTGCTATTATTTTATGGTGTGGTGTGTTTTATCTTTTTTCAGTTATCTTCGGCTTCGAAGGCGGTGTGATTTCCAAATGGCTGAGACATAAAAAACACCTTGCCATATAA
- the priB gene encoding primosomal replication protein N, with protein sequence MNNLFSLTARIIECKALRYTPAGIPVLEIMLQHESWQEENGQKCLVKFELPAKLIGKEALNWQHREGVQIEASGFLAQRSQRYRNPMLRIQNIKEYKG encoded by the coding sequence TTGAACAATCTTTTCTCTCTTACCGCCCGAATTATCGAGTGCAAAGCATTAAGATACACGCCCGCAGGGATTCCGGTTTTAGAAATCATGTTGCAACATGAATCTTGGCAGGAAGAAAACGGGCAGAAATGTTTGGTGAAGTTCGAACTACCCGCCAAACTGATCGGTAAGGAAGCGCTTAATTGGCAACATCGCGAAGGCGTTCAAATAGAAGCCAGCGGTTTCTTGGCACAAAGAAGCCAACGTTATCGGAATCCGATGTTGCGGATACAGAACATTAAAGAATATAAAGGTTAA
- a CDS encoding metal ABC transporter solute-binding protein, Zn/Mn family: MKHWKIGVIAALLSGSLYAAPLPVVTSFSILGDVTHQIGGERVSVQNLVGPDQDTHAYHLTSGDIRKIRNAKLVLLNGLGLEGADVQRAVQQSRVPYAEAAAGITALKADDDHDDHDHDDHDHDHDHDHDHDHDHAHGHHHHGEFDPHVWSDPVLMQTYARNVANALIKADPQGKTYYQQRLNNYQDQLKQLHAEAQKSFNAIPQAKRKVLTGHEAFAYMGKRYNIRFIAPQGVSTSDEPSAKEVAAIIRQIKQDGIKAIFTENIKDTRMVERIAKETGVKPSGKLYSDALSKNTQADTYIKMYRHNVRALSNAMK; this comes from the coding sequence ATGAAACATTGGAAAATCGGTGTTATCGCTGCTTTATTGTCCGGCAGTCTTTATGCCGCCCCGCTGCCCGTTGTCACCAGTTTCAGTATTTTGGGTGACGTTACCCATCAAATCGGTGGTGAACGGGTAAGCGTTCAAAATCTGGTCGGCCCCGATCAAGATACCCATGCTTATCACCTAACCAGCGGCGACATTAGAAAAATCCGCAATGCCAAACTGGTGCTATTGAATGGTTTGGGCTTGGAAGGTGCCGATGTACAACGTGCCGTTCAACAAAGCCGTGTCCCCTATGCCGAAGCCGCGGCTGGTATTACCGCATTAAAAGCGGATGACGACCATGATGACCACGATCATGATGACCATGATCACGACCATGATCACGACCATGATCACGATCACGACCATGCACACGGTCATCACCACCACGGCGAGTTCGACCCACATGTTTGGTCGGATCCAGTATTAATGCAAACCTATGCCCGAAATGTTGCCAATGCATTAATTAAAGCAGACCCGCAAGGTAAAACTTACTATCAGCAACGTTTAAACAATTATCAAGACCAATTGAAACAACTCCATGCAGAAGCACAAAAATCATTTAATGCTATTCCGCAAGCCAAACGTAAAGTCTTGACCGGACACGAAGCTTTTGCCTATATGGGCAAACGCTATAATATCCGCTTTATCGCACCGCAAGGCGTCAGCACTTCTGATGAACCATCGGCCAAAGAAGTGGCAGCGATTATCCGCCAAATCAAACAAGACGGTATTAAAGCTATCTTTACCGAAAACATTAAAGATACCCGTATGGTGGAGCGTATTGCCAAAGAAACCGGTGTAAAACCCAGTGGCAAACTTTATTCTGATGCACTGAGTAAAAATACACAGGCCGATACATACATTAAAATGTATCGCCATAATGTGCGTGCATTAAGTAATGCCATGAAATAA